From Clarias gariepinus isolate MV-2021 ecotype Netherlands chromosome 1, CGAR_prim_01v2, whole genome shotgun sequence:
AAATAACAGCATACAAAGACTGTAAGGTACCATGTATTGGTGGGatggtcaggggtgcacatacttttcaTCATATAATTAATACAGATGGTGTCAAATGTATTTACCTGGTTAAATTTTTAATGGCATAATGTGGTCAAATGCACCTTCACCTTCAATGGATTTTTAGTCATGAAATCACATGTAGAAAGTCCTATGATGATGTGAAAGCTACGGGATTTTTCAGaatcattagttttttttccgcTTACtcgaaatgttttatttatagttttatttattctgaaaatgttatactgtttttttttaaacatccaaaGAGAATAATGTTGTTTATCACTTTTGCACTccaaactaaattaaaatgcaaattgtttttttttataaaagaacatAAGCTACATTTATTAATGAGCATATAtcatatctatttatctattaaatatgatgtgatgtattttttaacataagaGTTTGATTGCTACAGTTACTGTCTCATTCCAATAAAGTTACACTTATATTAttctatatacactatattttaTTCTGAGCATTTATTACAGGACAGGACTGTGAGATTTTATTGCAAAGTTTTAAACACGACTCAGCTCTTTTTTGATTGAGGTGAAAACCGCACCTGGGTTTCCTATGGATGATGCGCTTTCTTTCCCTCTTAGATGCAGTGGAACTTTGTACCTACAACGACCCAAACCACACTCTCGCCCTCTCTTTCTCAGATCATATAAGTTCAAGTGTCAGGTAATATCTGCATTAATATCATTCTGCTTAAATCGtggacatcatcatcatcattatcaagaTTAACATCTGCAGCCATGTCATCTCATTCTCTCCTGCTGGTTTTGCTGGTTCTCACCTGCCTTCAGAGCTTCACAACAGCTCACAGTAAGTTTAAGTTGATTGATCTCTTTTATATCAATTAAACAAAGATATTGATTGCCACAGATGTTAAATACATGTCTCTTTACTGCTCTACCAGTGAATGAGCTGCCACTATGAAAAatactatttatataaatgttatttgcAAATGGACTACTGTCAAAGCTCCTGTTGTATATCgttaatctattattattattattattattattattattattattattattattgcatactCTTATTGAACATTTAATCACAAAAATAGTTACctaaatatttttgcacagaCAATCAGCCAACCCCATGCTGTTTCAGTTACCAGAAGAATCAACTTCTTGTGAAACGTATTACAGGGTATAAAGTCACAGGGCGTGCATGCACAAAACCTGGAATCATGTAAGCCAGGCTTTcaccacatttatttattttttaattttattcattcatttatttatttatttatttattttaaatatttattattttgtgcctttgattttaattatgattaacAATGTTGCCGTTCCATGACCTTTGCTGTTTTCATAGATGTACCTAACAGTCTATTTTAGACTCACAGTCTGTCTCACTGAGTCTTCCTTTCTCCTCTGCAGCTTTGCCTTACAGAACGGCCGACGTGTGTGTGCAGACAGCAGTGTCGAGTGGGTGAagaaacacatgaaaactgttGACGATCGACAAAAGCCCAGTCTCAAACAGCTGTTTGTTTCTTCTCCCCAttaacaagcttttttttttattaaaaaattaaatggacACCTTATGTAATAAGACATAAgatataaatcttttttattatcataatatttaagcagatttttgttttatttggtcTGGCATTGTTTACCTGAACTGAActatattcttttaattttatattttaaaaattacattttaacttttttatttaaaaaatgtttatttatttactgtttttttttttatacaatttttatACTGTTAatctttttactgtttttttttttttttatacaatttcattttttggaaaaaaaaacattgtgttcACCTCTCaagaaatttaaatgtttatgtttcctttttattagcaacatttaaataaataaataaataaatactgtaaataaataaatatgctacagtatatggctTAGGAGTTGCTTCACTGTTTTGGTGTTTCTATGACCATAAGAAGTACAGTAGAGATACCTAtttctaaagtgtgtgtgttaacttgcagaagtgcttctgtgactggttgtgaatgtgggttttggcaagCAGGTGCTCTCCCCTCAGTACTGCAGgccgtacagacctactttcaccagactgttattgtaattaatggtaaattgaattgatttgcATGTTAAGTGATACGTATACTTAAACATCTGAGTGCTTTATGCTCTATATCACCGCTCGTGGAATAGCTGTTATACAATCAGTTAACATAATTGAAAGTAACTGTtgtttaatgtgattttttttttttagctcaaaAAATATTCAGGCAAATATTCATGTGTTGCACAGAGTACCACctgttgtctttttaaaaaatacacattaggaacaaagataaagatgagatgttattattttctattgtgtgtgtgtgtgtgtgtgtgtgtcttaacaAGTGACTCATTTGACCTTAAAGGGACATTTTACATAGCAAAGTTTCTACAAAAAAGagtattttaataaagaaaaatatacatttgtatatacatataattgTTCACATAACCAGTTGATTTTAACTGATTACAGAGGTTAAACAGCAATGCAGTAGAGTAGAGTAAAATACACTTGTAGAGGGTGAACTATGTTCTATTATTAGCTCTGTAGTTAAGCATCAAGTTACtcaacaggaagccagtgtagtGACACAGCATAGAGCTGCATGATTAAATGTAGGAggacttttatctttttatctatatgtcaagtacagtatgttttactgAAAGTATCTGAGAGACGcaaatcattcaccaacaccacttgcacattacatgaactcggctgggagttcgTGCTACAtctcccgtacagtcctgacctctcgTCAAGCCTTTTTTAATTGGTTTTGCtactaaaggagttcctgggaggccagcttttCAGACATAAGGCAGATAGTTCAATCACATCTTTGTCATACTGGGAAAGCgtcctaccttgatggtgtccgaGCACTGAGATgattgcattagtgtagcaggggaataaagggaggttttactcctgttattctgtacaatcaaaaagCCCTGCTTTGACTTTGACTTTCGCATTCTTTCTGCTCCCGGGGCTCTGGCACcaataatgataataagtagaagaaaaaaaagaagactcagttctttatttccttctttccttctttctatctttttctttctttctttctgtgttcCATCCACATTATACACTCCATTTGCAGTAGCATATTATCGGGTTATTCACCTATAACAGCCTGTTGCAACTTACgatatttttttctatctcACAACAGATTTCCCATTTTTTCTTAAGTAAAGAGCAATATAGTCTCTCTCTATAGCCATTTATACAGACATAACATTGAATTTAGTGAAATGTGCAGCACGATATTTATAATTTCTCTGTCTTCTAATcgcaaactcatcaaaccacatcCCTCCACATTAAACCACAAATTGCACATTTTCATTTCCAAGTCATGCTTTTCTCAAAATgctcttctcttttctctctctctccctctctctctctctctctttttatgtctctctctcacaaaggTTTTGTTAATAACTTGTACtgtaattactattattttcgTTACCAACCCTGCAAATTAACCCTTACTGATAATTACATGAACTTCACGTACTGTAAGGTGTCatgtaaaaatattgttaaatgtaacgatatatatattttacacttCACACTTTACAGTTCACacattttccacatgtatgtAGTGCATGTAGTTTTATTTTCCAAATATGATTTTCTCACCAAGAATTAAAGTTTTAGTGAAAACAGTTTTAGtgatcacatacagtaaatcGCCAAAACTCTGTGCACCCCGTCCATAGGGGTTTGTTTAATACTCCATTCTGAATTTATTCCCTTGCTCCACTCCTTTGCTCTACAGAAAAAGTATTGAGCTCAGGCGCTGATGTTAGGATGTTGTGAAGGCTCCCAAAGGTATTCACACTTATATATGGGGTTGAGTTCAGAGTGGGTTCTTTGCAGTTCACTTGAGTTTCACCAATCCAACCTTAACATATCTTGGAGCTGGCTTTGTGGATTTCACAATCATATCATCAAGCACTTTAATGCTACAATTGTGTGCTAACTTTGAAAAGGAAACATATATAAGTGTGATGGTCATGGGTCCACATGCTCTTCACAATATATTGTACACACAAGGGGTTAAAATGTGTTGTCTTAAATGTGATCAAATGCCCCAAGACCTTGCACCGATTGGTTAAACTATACTAACATGGCATCTAAGTACTTCCATGATCAATATTTTTTCTGCTTGCTG
This genomic window contains:
- the LOC128505986 gene encoding C-C motif chemokine 3-like, translated to MSSHSLLLVLLVLTCLQSFTTAHNNQPTPCCFSYQKNQLLVKRITGYKVTGRACTKPGIIFALQNGRRVCADSSVEWVKKHMKTVDDRQKPSLKQLFVSSPH